A genomic segment from Segniliparus rotundus DSM 44985 encodes:
- a CDS encoding IclR family transcriptional regulator — protein sequence MSSTSPAVGRALDVLLYFASAPGPVAGAVLARDLGIPRSSAYHLLEVMVERGFVVHLPEQRAYGLGVAAFEVGSAYLRHEPLELLARPIVKRLAANVRETTHLGVLHGAESLYLIKEQPPLMRVPVTSVTDVGVRLPAHLTANGRSMLAHLPFSQVRALFPATGSFIDRTGRGPATLSQLQSLIAAEKRQGWAEEDGMIAEGLQSVAACAFDHSGRPYAAISITRRKDRSNVPLETLVSAARRGAQQLTKAVSGRAPEGWFASPQGRRASAHGS from the coding sequence GTGTCGAGCACATCGCCCGCGGTCGGACGAGCGTTGGACGTTCTGCTCTATTTCGCCAGCGCGCCAGGCCCGGTCGCCGGAGCCGTGCTGGCCCGAGACCTGGGAATCCCCCGCTCGTCGGCGTACCACTTGCTTGAAGTCATGGTCGAACGGGGCTTCGTGGTCCATTTGCCCGAGCAACGCGCGTACGGCCTCGGAGTGGCCGCGTTCGAGGTGGGGTCGGCGTACCTGCGGCACGAGCCGCTCGAACTGTTGGCGCGGCCCATCGTGAAACGACTGGCCGCCAACGTGCGCGAGACGACGCATCTGGGCGTGCTGCACGGCGCGGAATCGCTGTACCTCATCAAAGAGCAGCCGCCGCTCATGCGGGTTCCGGTGACCTCGGTGACCGACGTCGGCGTGCGGCTTCCCGCGCATCTCACGGCCAACGGGCGCTCGATGCTCGCGCACCTCCCCTTCTCGCAGGTCCGCGCGCTGTTCCCCGCCACGGGCTCGTTCATCGACCGCACGGGCCGGGGGCCCGCGACGTTATCGCAATTGCAGTCCCTGATCGCGGCCGAGAAGCGGCAGGGTTGGGCAGAAGAGGACGGCATGATCGCCGAAGGCCTGCAGTCGGTGGCCGCATGCGCGTTCGACCACTCGGGCAGGCCGTACGCCGCGATCAGCATCACCCGCCGCAAGGACCGCTCGAACGTCCCCCTCGAGACCCTTGTCAGCGCGGCGCGCAGGGGCGCGCAACAGCTCACGAAGGCCGTGTCCGGGCGGGCGCCCGAGGGATGGTTCGCCAGCCCGCAAG